In Hymenobacter volaticus, the genomic window GTCGTTGACGGCATCAATTTTCCCGTCGCCATTCTGGTCTTTGATCTTGATCTGGCCTACTCGCTGGCCATACGCTTTAGCAGCATCTTCTTCGCCTAGCTGCCAGATGCCAATTTTCTCGTAGTTGTAATACACCTGCAGCGGCTTCCCAATAAACCGCTGGTTACCAACGTCGTCGGACTTGCCGTTGAACAGTTCGATGATGGCCTCTCGGTTGCGGGTGTACTGCAAATCCGTGGACCAAGTAAAGCCGCTTGGCGAACTCACGTTTACGGTGGTCAGCGTCACTTCCACGCCGCGGTTGCGGGTATGTCCTACGTTTTGCAGTACCCGATCAAAGCCGTTGGAAATAGGCAGTTGGTTGTAGAGCAACAGATTGCGCGTATCGGCTTGGTAGGCTTCCACCGAACCAGAGACGCGGCCGTTCCACAGAATGAAGTCCATACCGATGTTGCCGGTGCTGGTGGTTTCCCACTTCAAGTCGTTGTTGCCGAGCGTGCCGACCCGGTAGCCATAACCTGGAGTAGTGCCAAACGCGTAGCTGGTGCGCGCCAGCAGGCTTTGAGTCTGATAAGGAGCAATGCCCGTATTGCCGATGGAGCCGTAGCTAGCCCGGATCTTAAGTTGATCGAGCCAGGTCAGGTCTTTCAAAAAGTCTTCATCGCCAGCATTCCAGCCCACGGCCACGGAGGGGAAGAAGCCATACTTGTTGTTGGAACCGAAGCGGGAGGAACCATCGTAGCGGCCCGTCAGCGTGAGCAGATACTTCTCTTTGAAGTCGTAGTTGACCCGACCCATAAACGACTGCAAGGTCCAGGTTTGCAGATCCGTACCGGGCGCGTTGAAAGAGCCAGCCTGGCCTAGGTTGTAAAAGGCTTGTGACTCAGCCGAAACGGCATTCACGTCAATAAAGGAGGTTTCATAGTTGTCGCGCTGCACCGAATGCAGGCCCGTCAAACTTAGGTTATGCACCCCGCCGAACTTCTTGTTATAGGTCAAAATGTTCTCAACAGTGTAGTTGAAGCGCTGCCCGTTTTCGACGCGTGCCGTCGGGGCCCCATTGCGCCGGGCGTTGGTGAGAGTACCCGTAAAGCGACCAAAACGCTGGTTGGTGAAGTCAGGGCCGAAGTTGACGCGGTATTTCAAGCCATCCACAATGTTCCATTCGCCATAAACGCTATTGAAAATGCGGACGGTCTTTGTTTGCGCAATGTTGGCGCCCGGTACTACTTCTGCGGCGGGGTTAGAGCGAAGACCATCAGGAGTAGGCAGGAAAATCATGTTTCCCTGATCATCATACGGTTGGCCGAGCGGGTTTTCGGACAAGGCACCACCGAAGGGGTGGAAACCGCGGGCTGTGTAGTTAGGATTGGGAAAGCCGTCGAAGGAGGGGTTGTTGATAGGGCTGTCCGAGCCGTTGTTGAGGCTGTACACCCCAAAGGTGGACGTACCAACCCGGATGCGGTTATTGATTTGGTGGTCGAGGTTGACGCGGAAGGTATAACGGGTAAAGTCTGTACGTCTCAGGATACCTTTTTCCTGGAAGTAGTTACCTGATATAGAAAACTGCGTTTTTTCGCTGCCGCCTTGCACCCCTACTTGGTGGCTTTGAATGGACCCTGTGCGTAGCAGCATCGACTGATAATCGGTGCTACGACCTTTGGCAATACCATCCAACTCAATGGCTGTGAACGTTTTCTGCTCGGAAGTAGTGGGGTTGTTGTCGTCGTAAATACCGGCGGCCCGGTAAGACTCGCGCTTGTATTCGGCAAATTCTTCCCCATTCATAACGTCTACTTTGCCGAGGGCTTTCGAGAAGCCTCCGTAGCCGTCGTAGCTTACCACCGTTTTGCCGGCTTTGCCGCGCTTAGTGGTTACCAGTACCACACCGTTGGCACCGCGCGAACCGTAAATACCCGTAGCCGAAGCGTCTTTCAATACTTCCAGCGAGGCAATGTCCTGTGGGTTGATGTCATCGATACCACCAGCTACCGGAATCCCGTCCACTACATACAGCGGGTCGTTGGAGGCGTTGATAGAGCGGCGACCCCGAATGCGCACTGTTACGCCACCACCCGGCTCACTGCCCGACTGAATCACGTCGACACCGGCAGCGCGGCCTTGCAAGGCTTGGCGGGCGTTGGTTACCGGCAATTCCGCTATTTCCTTGGAAGTTACCGAGGATATAGCACCGGTGGTTTGGCTTTTCTTTTGGGTACCGTAGCCAACTACCACTACGTCGGCCAGGGCCTGCGAATCTTCCTTGAGCGTGACGTTGATTTGCTTGCGGCCATCAATGTTAACGGTTTGCGCAACCAAGCCCACCGAGGAAATCACAAGCGCGGTGGCATTGGCTGGCGCTTGCACCGTGAATTTGCCATCGGGGTCGGTGCTGGCGCCCACGGTGGTGCCCTTTACTTGAACTGTGACGCCAGGCAGCCCAGCGCCTTTTTCATCAACTACGCGGCCGCTAATTTCTGTAACGCCTTGCTGTGCCCACGCTCCAGTGGCAAGGCAAAGTAGCAGCAGCAACAGTAGGAGAGGCATCTTACGGATGGGAGGTGTGTAGAATGTGGTCATAAGATGATGGATTGAGGAAGGTGAGAAAAGATTGAAGCGTTTTTGCAGCGTCCTAGTCGTGCTTCCAATTAGTGTTTGCTTCTAGAAGACAGAGTTCCAGTGTGCATCGCTAAGCTAGAGGCAAACAGTATCAGATAGATAGAGCAACCTGCTCTTTAGTTACGCAAACGTTTTCGTAAATCGCAATCGATAGCATAAGAGCGGCCAGATATTCTTGTAAAATCAATCAGCTAGCAGAAAGAACGGGTAGGCGTACTTCGGCCTAGATTGCCGATAGTAAAAGCAGTAGCAGATAGCGCAAACTGCAAGGGAGCAAAAGCGAAGAGAATTGCTATCGATGGTCATATTAAATATAGCTTTTTCCCCAACTCTCCTGTACTCTCCCGATCTGGGTCTTTGGTTCAGCAAGGCCAAGGCTACTAAAATAGAAGCTGTAGGGTGCTAATTATGCTGGAGGAATGAAGTAGTATTACCAAGCGGCACCAAATACCGGTATCTACAGGATGCTCTGTATTTGCTAGTTAGTGAACTTGATTTCGATTGCGAGGCGGTATTATTTCCAAGGCAAGCCCCCTCGCAACACCTACGCACCTACCTGCCTACTCTTCTCGGTCATGAACTGTGGTGTTCTTTTCGCCTTCATGCTATGGCTGCTCCCGGCTAGCGGAACGCCACTCAAGCCATTTCAGCTAAACGGCTACGCGCAGGGAACAACCTATTCCATCACCTACTACGCCCCGGATAGCCTCGTCACAAGCACGGAGGTAAGGCAGCAGCTAGCCGAAATCGATGCTTCGCTCTCGCTTTATAAGCCGAACTCGTTGATCAATCAATTCAATCAGTCGGCAACCGGGGTAGTGGCCGACCGGCATTTACGAGTGGTAGTTCAGAAGGCCTTAGACGTGTATCAGCAGACAGGCGGCTTGTTTGACGCCACGGTGCAGCCGCTGGTGCAGGCATGGGGTTTTGGAACTCGACCTACCGAAACTGCCCCGTCGGCGGCGGCCATCCAGGCTATCCTGCCGGCTATTGGCTCCAATAAAATTCAGCTGCGCGGCGATTCGCTGGTAAAGAAAGTGCCCGCTGTGCACCTCGATTTAAACGGCATTGCCCAAGGCTACACCGTGGATGTGTTGGCTTCCTTGTTGGAGCGCAAGCGCATTCGCAATTACTTGGTGGAGCTTGGCGGCGAAATACGCGTGCGGGGCCGCAAACAGCCGGGCGGGGAGATGATGCGCATCGGCATCGAGCGGCCCGACAGTAGTGGCTGGCAGATGCCAAGTATGCAGCAAATCATTCAGTTAAGCGCGGGTGGTGTTACTACCTCCGGCAATTATCGTAAATTTAAGCAGGAGGGAGCGGTGCGAAACGCGCACCTCATCGACCCAAAAAGTGGTTATCCATTTCAAAATGAAATGATCAGCGTGACAGTGGTAGCGCCCGACGCCATGACTGCCGACGCCTACGATAACGCCTTGATGGGCATGGGAGTAGCGAAAGCACTAGCGTTTTTGCGTACGCACCGCGACCTTCAAGCCTACTTCATCTACCAGCGCCCCAACGGCACGGTGGCCGACACTGCCTCCTCAGGATTCCAACAATTAGTATCCCACCCATGATCCTCCTTCCAAGACGTGATTTTCTGAAGACCACCGGTCTGCTCACCGGCGGCCTATTGCTAGGTACTCAAGTAGGAGAAGCGTTTGCTGCGCCCGCAGCCAACGGCAAACTCAGAATCGGCGTTATCGGTTGCGGCGACCGGGGCACCGGCCTGCTCAAAATCTTGCAGGAACTGCCCGATAAATACGAAGTAACGGCGCTGTGCGACGAGCTACCCTTCCGCCTGCGTGATGCGCAGAAAATAGGTTCGGCTAGCAAAGCCAAAACCTATGCCGACTACCACGCGCTGCTCGATTCGCGCAACGTAGATGCCGTCATTATTTCGGTGCCGCTGAACATGCACTTTGCGGTGGCCAAGGCGGCGCTGCTGGCTGGCAAGCAGGTGTACCTGGAAAAAACGATGACCCACAACATCGAGCAGGCCACAGAACTGGTGACTATTGCGCAGCAGCGCCCCAATCAGATTTTGCAAGTTGGGCACCAGTACCGCTACTCGCCGCTCTACTATCGGGTCAAGGAAATGATAGATAAGGGTTACTTGGGGAAAGTGACGCAGATCGACTGCCGCTGGGACCGAAACGGTAGCTGGCGGCGCCCGGTACCCGAGCCAAGCTTGGAGCGCAAGATCAACTGGCGTATGTACCGCGAGTACTCCGGCGGGTTGGCCGCCGAACTGCTTTCGCATCAGATCGACTTCATCCATTGGGCCTTCAATACCTACCCGGATGAAATCTTCGGGACTGGCGGCATCGACTACTACAAAGACGGCCGCGAAACCTACGACAACGTGCAAGTAATGATGCGCTACGCCCGCGAAGGCATGGTCGGCAACTTCGGCGCCACTTGTGGCAACGCCCGTGACGGGTACTTGTTCAAGCTAAAAGGCACCAAGGGCACCATTTCCTTGCTCATCGACCAAGGCATCTACTATCCCGAAAAGGAGACTCTGAAGCAGTACGGCACCGTGGACGGCGTAACGGGCGCCACCAAAATTACGTGGGACAAGAACGGCGGTATTCCTATCACCACCGAGCCGTTGAAAGATGGTTCTTGGTACGCCCTGAACGAGTTTTATAAAGCGGTGCAGGAGAAGAAAATGCCCGATTCCAACGTCTTCACCGGGGCGCGGGTGGCGTGCGCCGTGTACATGGCAAATCAGGCCATCTACAATCACACCATTGAGAAGTGGCGGCCCGAGTTCAACTTCAGTTAACCGGCAGCAAGTCACGCTGGTACGCTCAATTTTGTCATAACGATGGCCCGCGTAGCATTCTTTCCGGCTACTCGTGGGCTCGTTATGTATAATTTATACTTCATAACTTGAGTTATGAAACCCGTTAATCTCAAACGCTTAGCCGAGGAACTCAACCTTTCTGTTGCCACGGTTTCAAGAGCGCTCAACGATAGGTATGACATCTCGCAGCCCACCAAAGACCGGGTGCGGGAGTTGGCTAGCAAGCTTAACTACGAACCTAACCCGTACGCCAGCGGCTTACGTCGGCAGAAAAGCAAAACCATTGGGGTCGTTATACCGG contains:
- a CDS encoding SusC/RagA family TonB-linked outer membrane protein; amino-acid sequence: MTTFYTPPIRKMPLLLLLLLLCLATGAWAQQGVTEISGRVVDEKGAGLPGVTVQVKGTTVGASTDPDGKFTVQAPANATALVISSVGLVAQTVNIDGRKQINVTLKEDSQALADVVVVGYGTQKKSQTTGAISSVTSKEIAELPVTNARQALQGRAAGVDVIQSGSEPGGGVTVRIRGRRSINASNDPLYVVDGIPVAGGIDDINPQDIASLEVLKDASATGIYGSRGANGVVLVTTKRGKAGKTVVSYDGYGGFSKALGKVDVMNGEEFAEYKRESYRAAGIYDDNNPTTSEQKTFTAIELDGIAKGRSTDYQSMLLRTGSIQSHQVGVQGGSEKTQFSISGNYFQEKGILRRTDFTRYTFRVNLDHQINNRIRVGTSTFGVYSLNNGSDSPINNPSFDGFPNPNYTARGFHPFGGALSENPLGQPYDDQGNMIFLPTPDGLRSNPAAEVVPGANIAQTKTVRIFNSVYGEWNIVDGLKYRVNFGPDFTNQRFGRFTGTLTNARRNGAPTARVENGQRFNYTVENILTYNKKFGGVHNLSLTGLHSVQRDNYETSFIDVNAVSAESQAFYNLGQAGSFNAPGTDLQTWTLQSFMGRVNYDFKEKYLLTLTGRYDGSSRFGSNNKYGFFPSVAVGWNAGDEDFLKDLTWLDQLKIRASYGSIGNTGIAPYQTQSLLARTSYAFGTTPGYGYRVGTLGNNDLKWETTSTGNIGMDFILWNGRVSGSVEAYQADTRNLLLYNQLPISNGFDRVLQNVGHTRNRGVEVTLTTVNVSSPSGFTWSTDLQYTRNREAIIELFNGKSDDVGNQRFIGKPLQVYYNYEKIGIWQLGEEDAAKAYGQRVGQIKIKDQNGDGKIDAVNDRIILGSTIPDWAGGITNRFAYKGFDLSFFIYARIGNMIRSDFHIATNHLAGRYNNLDVNYWTPNNPTNEFPRPNKDQEDPVYGTTLQYFDGSFVKVRNINFGYNFSPALAQTLKLSGLRLYTSIQQPFIFAKFRSKYKGIDPETADLVNADQIPSTRLVTFGVNAKF
- a CDS encoding FAD:protein FMN transferase, whose translation is MLWLLPASGTPLKPFQLNGYAQGTTYSITYYAPDSLVTSTEVRQQLAEIDASLSLYKPNSLINQFNQSATGVVADRHLRVVVQKALDVYQQTGGLFDATVQPLVQAWGFGTRPTETAPSAAAIQAILPAIGSNKIQLRGDSLVKKVPAVHLDLNGIAQGYTVDVLASLLERKRIRNYLVELGGEIRVRGRKQPGGEMMRIGIERPDSSGWQMPSMQQIIQLSAGGVTTSGNYRKFKQEGAVRNAHLIDPKSGYPFQNEMISVTVVAPDAMTADAYDNALMGMGVAKALAFLRTHRDLQAYFIYQRPNGTVADTASSGFQQLVSHP
- a CDS encoding Gfo/Idh/MocA family protein translates to MILLPRRDFLKTTGLLTGGLLLGTQVGEAFAAPAANGKLRIGVIGCGDRGTGLLKILQELPDKYEVTALCDELPFRLRDAQKIGSASKAKTYADYHALLDSRNVDAVIISVPLNMHFAVAKAALLAGKQVYLEKTMTHNIEQATELVTIAQQRPNQILQVGHQYRYSPLYYRVKEMIDKGYLGKVTQIDCRWDRNGSWRRPVPEPSLERKINWRMYREYSGGLAAELLSHQIDFIHWAFNTYPDEIFGTGGIDYYKDGRETYDNVQVMMRYAREGMVGNFGATCGNARDGYLFKLKGTKGTISLLIDQGIYYPEKETLKQYGTVDGVTGATKITWDKNGGIPITTEPLKDGSWYALNEFYKAVQEKKMPDSNVFTGARVACAVYMANQAIYNHTIEKWRPEFNFS